A genome region from Prinia subflava isolate CZ2003 ecotype Zambia chromosome 12, Cam_Psub_1.2, whole genome shotgun sequence includes the following:
- the SMIM5 gene encoding small integral membrane protein 5: MSSEGFLKELQDIAEKFLAKLQKLPKAEPVEIISFSVVLLFIVTVLVLMIIACSCCCYSCCGCDGRPEPRHSKSRVRPAAHP; the protein is encoded by the exons ATGTCTTCTGAAGGCTTTTTGAAGGAACTTCAAGACATTGCTGAGAAGTTTCTTGCTAAGCTCCAGAAACTGCCCAAGGCTGAGCCAGTGGAGATTATCAGCTTTTCTGTGGTTCTTCTGTTTATTG TCACTGTGCTGGTGCTGATGATCATTGCCTGCAGTTGCTGCTGCtacagctgctgtggctgcgATGGACGCCCTGAGCCCAGGCACAGCAAGAGCCGGGTCCGCCCCGCTGCCCATCCATGA